The genomic segment TGAGCTGGACATGAAATAACCCATGTTAGAGTAGTCAGACAAAGAGGAGGAGTTGTAGACAACCCCACTGATGTTGGAGCCAGAGGAGGGGTCGCCATTAAGCAGGGCACTGGTGGGACTGGAGGATGGAGAGAGGAAGGGTAACCCTTTCCAGTCCTCACACACCTCCACCGAGGAAATTTGGTCACATGACTGGGGTGTGATGAATGATTCAGAAAGTGGCAAGGGATTCAGCCATTTCTAGggaaaagagaaacaaattCAGATGTGGGAATGAGTTTGTGACCCTGCTTTGTAATAGTAGTACTAGTTTATTCACAAACATAGAGAAATacaaccttttatttttttacagtggcAGGAGTGTGAATGGTGTCCCCATCTTTATATATTCTATTATGTCTATTCTATCATGCCTCTGTATGAATGTTGTTGGTGGATCAGTGTTTATAGGAAGGACGACTGGAATGAGGCTTAAATAAGCACTTTGAAGGTAATCATGTTTAACAAGCCTTCAGTGATCATAACCATGAAAAGAGCTCTGGGGGGAAAATTATACTCATCAATTTTAGGGCAcgtttgactttattttttggAGTGTTTCCACCTTTTTTAGGTTGGAAATGCGTCACAccatataatattaaaataatgtaaaagaggcttaaataaagttttagacAGAGTGAGAAGTGCAGAGTGGAAGAAGAAATCtcagctttaaaaataaagctgcatatttctatcttttttgtCAAAAATAAGTAGGACAtttgaaattaagaaaaattcATCACTAAGGATACATGATGCTGACTAAAATCTCTTTAACGTCTATGAGTTAATCTACACTTTACCGGCAGAAACAGTGATAAATTTGGGCACAGCCAGATTTCATATTTATCAGCCATGAATGAGtgacaacataaataaataaattcaaaaagtgcacatttagaaaacacactataaatagtttaataattGCTGTGCTTAATCACATGCCCCAAACACTGAATGCATGTTGAggatgtttatttttacctcCAGATTTCCTCCATGGACAGAGTGGAGAGAGTGGAAGTAGTAAGAGGGGTTCGGTATTGGCTTTACTTTGAAGaacctgacagaaaaaaaggaaacttcaGATTATACTGcgtgcaaacacacactaagAGGCACTTAATGCTGCAATAAACTCACCGCCTGGTTTTGCAGTTCTTATAAAGGGACAGAGGGACAGTAATGATGAGACAGACAGTGAGCATGACTCCCATCACGATCAGAGGCTTTTGCTCCAGCCACCACTCTgaaacacagctcatttatgaGAATCAGGAAAGAAGGATCctgtgttgttttgcttttttttttatatatatgtgctcaagaactttaaaataatttttctgttcATACCTTGATTTTTTGTCTCATCCACTTTGTCTGTCGGTCCCATCCAAGATGTTACTGGACTCCAGTTGCTCCAGTGGCTTTTATCTCTTTTACTGGGCTTCACTCTCACCCTGACCCGCTGGTGGCCCTTTAGCTGAACACTAGAAAATTTCAGCTCTTGCTCTTGTGCAGTAAATTTCATGGCTTCCTGATGACACATTAAAATTCGGCATCAAGATTAGGATGTTACACGAATGATGTTACACGTATGATCAGGTATTTTCTGCTTACAAATCCAAGCACTACTTCATGAGGGATGAAACTTTAGCTTGCTTATTTTTTGTGAATATAAGTTTGAAAGTATGTGTGGTAAAAGTGTTAACAGGTGCTTACCCCCCAAGAATGTTTGTTCTTTGTGACTTGGACTTCAAAGTCAAATGTGGATTTGAACAGGTAAGAAACAGGACTCCCTAGGCTCCATGAAATCCGGGTTTCATTGGTAGTGAGGCTGACATTTGGAGCATCTGGAGGATGCATTTTAActgaatgcacacacacaaaaagagatTGATAAGCTataatgaaaattatttaaaacatactTATTGTTTGCTGTGCAGAGCTGattcttttcctcactttttaTGCAGTTTTTTGAAGATTTTTTGGGGGACTTTTTCAGTTAAAACTTGTTTAGAAGTTGCTCTACAGAGGTAAAAGAAACTCACTGTGATCCTTTGGGGTGTAGTCCGTGAGATTCTCCACCAACTTGCCATTACACTCCACACTGATGTTCGGCATCACCTCATAACCACTGAATTCCTGCAGGGAACCGTTAAATTGTACTGGAATAAGAACGTGAGTTTTCCTAACAGTAATTATTACAGTAAGAGAAAGAGGCCAGTTAATGGTTTGGTAATCTTGTGCAAGATAAATGCTAGGGACTTACTATTCCTTCAAATGCAAAACTACAGCCTGGAGGAGACTTCATGTGTTGTTTCAGTTTGCAGCGTCGCCTAAAAAAAAGGGACAAAATCTGACTTAATGCCCCACTTTTGATTAGCTGATGActaaaacctttattttctcataattatttatttagtgtgaTTTATTCCTCATAAAGCgtaatttaagttaaatttcGACATGCAGTAATGAAAACATCTGCCATATCTTACTTAATAAATTCAAATTGTGTTATTGGTTTCCAATCTTTCATCACACCAGAAATCCAACAGTCCTCTCCAGAGCTGTCCTGAAAGCTGATCCAAGTACAGCTGACGTTGTTGACAAGGTCATTTGTACAGTGGAGTCCTTGTGTGttggagaagaagaaagagacgATGGTGTCTATATGCTAGTATATCAGATTTCTGAGCCACCCATTTTTGCCTAACAAAGCCACAGAGGGGCAAAATTTAACTTACCGAGTGAGTCTTTATGACAGCGAACTGGACGCACTGGAAACAAAACCACCAGGATGTATAAGAACCACAGCAACTCCGTGTCCATGACTGCGATATGACTGTAAGCAGACAGGATTAAACCtcaagtaaaacagaaaatatcccccaACGTTCAGAACTTATTGAAAAATGAGGTGAGAGCCGATGACATTTTTAGTTCATAACTCACTCCTGAAACCCGGAGGCTGAAACTACATCACCAAAAATTTCTACTGTTACAGAGATTACTAGAGCATCAGATAGCAATACCAACTGAAACTTGaatgaaaacactttaaagAGTGGAGAATTTATAAATTAGGGGCTTCTTTTTGGTTGTACTGCTTTTTTGAGAGTCATACTTGATTAAAAatagtacatatatatatatatatatatatatatatatatatatatatatatatatatatatagagagagagagagagagagagagagagatagatatagatagtatggtatacagtatataaatatagtATGGCTGACTTCATGTTTGATAAACTAGTCACAGTGATCAGCTGGCAAATAATTATGATTATGATATTTAAAAgtagattacatttttttaaatagttgcaAATAGAGTCATTCAGTGCTGGTTTTCTATCCAAACCGAAAGTGGGCCAGACAATAAATGTCCTGAGAATGTATCACTGACATTTTAAGCATACATATACAGAAGAAAGAAGCAACTTCCTTCTTAAATAATCAGCCTTTAAGTGAGGAGAGCTACTGAGTATCATCTAGgtttgaataaattaaaccatAATATGTGCAGGCAAGTGTGCATACTAATATATTTTTACTGttgttgatttaaaagaaacatttttattctcatacattaacaaaattaagttaaaaaagtaCCTCATGAGTGCTGGTGGCAGATGGTCAGCAGGAAGAAACACATCGTTGCCTCCTTTGCTGGACTGATGAAGATTTTCTTCACTTCTGCTTCTTTCTGTCCCTCTTTCTTTCTATTTATACAttactctctctctttctctctcactcttGTGTAAGCAGTTGCTCATCCCTCTATCTCCTCATTCTCACCTCTCTGACTTCTTTTAAGTGCCCAGTGACATTTTCCACTTGAAACCACAGCATACGCATAGGTCTTACAGGAAGCTTTGTGCAGCTATGAGTGATAGTGAGAGGGGACGGGCCCCGGGTGGAGAGCGAGAGGTGGTGCTGGTGTTAGTGGAGGGAGGGGTGATGGTAGTGGGGGTTGCGCCTTGTTTACATGGTGCCTCTTCTTACACCCACCAGCAACTGGCACTGCTACCTGGGCCCCCCATCTCATGGTTTAAGGTtataatatttgcataaaaagcAACACCACATCCTGTTTCAGTTGTGACTTAAAGTGGTGTTGTATGGAGAGAAAATCTTAGTTCTATGAAGtggtttttgtcattgaaactctgctttaaaaagaaaga from the Melanotaenia boesemani isolate fMelBoe1 chromosome 2, fMelBoe1.pri, whole genome shotgun sequence genome contains:
- the il2rb gene encoding interleukin-2 receptor subunit beta, which gives rise to MSHIAVMDTELLWFLYILVVLFPVRPVRCHKDSLGLHCTNDLVNNVSCTWISFQDSSGEDCWISGVMKDWKPITQFEFIKRRCKLKQHMKSPPGCSFAFEGIEFSGYEVMPNISVECNGKLVENLTDYTPKDHIKMHPPDAPNVSLTTNETRISWSLGSPVSYLFKSTFDFEVQVTKNKHSWGEAMKFTAQEQELKFSSVQLKGHQRVRVRVKPSKRDKSHWSNWSPVTSWMGPTDKVDETKNQEWWLEQKPLIVMGVMLTVCLIITVPLSLYKNCKTRRFFKVKPIPNPSYYFHSLHSVHGGNLEKWLNPLPLSESFITPQSCDQISSVEVCEDWKGLPFLSPSSSPTSALLNGDPSSGSNISGVVYNSSSLSDYSNMGYFMSSSSGGSPQTDPAYFTYQDDFCNLPNSHSHHPSPCAPLASCPSYESLKRVPECPDSGFGITMENEMDITKYTDTEGENVLDNLISPVLILPAHLPSHTCPPSAHPAPPHPSTVTQTLSDSQQATVPEAAASGSSAAWLVSSAMCRSSSMPVEPSKTGYLTLKELHTTFSNKSI